The following proteins come from a genomic window of Planctomycetota bacterium:
- a CDS encoding putative toxin-antitoxin system toxin component, PIN family → MAPTLHRGGADEVDPQDDDAAGGGAGVSDGRGHLRGDLLRVVLDTNVLLAGFATHGLCAALVLLCLRDHQVVVCDHILNELATHYRDKFKATPEQVEAVLSMLRLHTESVVPAAVPWEAFADADDLPVLGAAVAGSAACIVTGDKQLIELGAYQGVSILSPRAFYDRLRSG, encoded by the coding sequence ATCGCTCCGACGCTACATCGCGGCGGAGCAGATGAAGTCGATCCGCAGGATGACGACGCCGCTGGCGGAGGCGCAGGGGTATCTGACGGACGAGGACATCTTCGGGGCGATCTCTTGAGGGTTGTGCTCGATACGAATGTTCTGTTGGCGGGATTCGCGACGCACGGGTTGTGCGCGGCGCTGGTGCTGCTGTGTCTGCGTGATCATCAGGTGGTGGTCTGCGATCACATTCTCAACGAATTGGCGACGCATTACCGCGACAAATTCAAGGCCACGCCGGAGCAGGTGGAGGCGGTGCTTTCGATGCTGCGGCTGCACACGGAGTCCGTCGTGCCGGCGGCCGTGCCATGGGAAGCGTTTGCGGATGCGGACGATTTGCCGGTGCTTGGCGCGGCGGTGGCGGGGAGCGCGGCTTGCATCGTCACGGGGGACAAGCAGCTCATTGAACTGGGCGCTTATCAGGGCGTGTCGATTCTTTCGCCGCGTGCTTTTTATGATCGCCTTCGCAGTGGATAA
- a CDS encoding ribbon-helix-helix protein, CopG family: MSTINVRLPDELKRQLEALSAQQHRPTADLVRESLRRYIAAEQMKSIRRMTTPLAEAQGYLTDEDIFGAIS, encoded by the coding sequence ATGAGCACGATCAATGTCCGACTTCCGGATGAACTCAAGCGTCAGCTTGAAGCGCTCAGCGCCCAGCAGCATCGGCCCACGGCGGACCTGGTGCGCGAATCGCTCCGACGCTACATCGCGGCGGAGCAGATGAAGTCGATCCGCAGGATGACGACGCCGCTGGCGGAGGCGCAGGGGTATCTGACGGACGAGGACATCTTCGGGGCGATCTCTTGA
- a CDS encoding SRPBCC domain-containing protein, producing MSTSSRSRPPNPLPKGKPVSVPANSTAGPSENISLRITRLFDAPPQRVFDAWLDLEQFARWVGPRDHVESVTPVEHDPRVGGRYRVEVHQRNIPEAGCCKFIGGVYREITRFTRLVFTWGWNDDPTETLITVTFRPVGHQTEMTLVHERFDTTDRRDGHQHGWGGSFDQLAALLASNDE from the coding sequence ATGAGCACCTCAAGTCGCTCGCGTCCCCCAAACCCACTTCCGAAAGGAAAACCCGTGTCCGTACCCGCAAACAGCACCGCCGGTCCAAGTGAGAACATCAGTCTTCGCATCACGCGTCTTTTCGACGCCCCGCCGCAGCGCGTCTTTGACGCCTGGCTCGACCTGGAGCAGTTCGCCAGATGGGTCGGCCCGCGCGATCATGTCGAATCGGTGACGCCCGTCGAGCACGATCCGCGCGTCGGCGGACGATACCGCGTCGAAGTGCATCAGCGCAACATCCCCGAAGCCGGCTGTTGCAAATTCATCGGCGGCGTCTATCGCGAAATCACCCGCTTCACCCGCCTCGTCTTCACATGGGGCTGGAACGATGATCCGACCGAAACGCTCATCACCGTGACGTTCCGGCCTGTCGGGCATCAGACCGAGATGACGCTCGTGCATGAGCGCTTCGACACGACCGATCGCCGCGACGGTCATCAGCACGGATGGGGCGGCTCGTTCGATCAGCTTGCCGCACTGTTGGCGTCGAACGACGAATAG